One genomic segment of Mycolicibacterium psychrotolerans includes these proteins:
- a CDS encoding acyl-CoA dehydrogenase: MAGWGGNPSFDLFQLPEEHQELRDAIRALAEKEIAPYAADCDENSRFPQEALDALVASGFNAVHVPEEYDGQGADSVAACIVIEEVARVDASASLIPAVNKLGTMGLILRGSDELKKKVLPSIASGEAMASYALSEREAGSDAAAMRTRAKADGDDWILNGAKCWITNGGKSSWYTVMAVTDPDKGANGISAFMVHVDDEGFTIGPKERKLGIKGSPTTELYFENCRIPGDRMIGDPGTGFKTALATLDHTRPTIGAQAVGIAQGALDAAIEYTKDRKQFGKSISDFQAVQFMLADMAMKVEAARLMVYSAAARAERGEGNLGFISAASKCLASDVAMEVTTDAVQLFGGAGYTIDFPVERMMRDAKITQIYEGTNQIQRVVMSRALLK, encoded by the coding sequence ATGGCTGGATGGGGCGGAAATCCCTCGTTCGATTTGTTCCAGTTGCCCGAGGAACACCAGGAACTGCGCGACGCGATCCGCGCGCTGGCGGAGAAGGAGATCGCTCCCTACGCCGCCGACTGCGACGAGAACTCGCGCTTCCCGCAGGAGGCGCTCGACGCGCTGGTGGCCTCGGGCTTCAACGCGGTGCATGTGCCCGAGGAGTACGACGGCCAGGGCGCCGACTCGGTGGCGGCGTGCATCGTCATCGAAGAGGTCGCGCGCGTCGACGCGTCGGCCTCGCTGATCCCGGCGGTCAACAAGCTGGGCACCATGGGGCTGATCCTGCGCGGCTCGGATGAGCTGAAGAAGAAGGTGTTGCCGTCGATCGCCTCCGGTGAGGCGATGGCGTCCTACGCCCTCTCCGAGCGCGAGGCAGGCAGCGACGCCGCCGCGATGCGCACCCGCGCCAAGGCCGACGGCGACGACTGGATCCTCAACGGCGCCAAGTGCTGGATCACCAACGGCGGTAAGTCGAGTTGGTACACGGTCATGGCCGTCACCGATCCCGACAAGGGCGCCAACGGCATCTCGGCGTTCATGGTGCACGTCGACGACGAGGGCTTCACGATCGGCCCCAAGGAGCGCAAGCTCGGCATCAAGGGCTCGCCGACCACAGAGCTGTACTTCGAGAACTGCCGCATCCCGGGCGACCGGATGATCGGCGACCCCGGCACCGGCTTCAAGACCGCGCTGGCGACGCTGGACCACACCCGCCCGACCATCGGCGCGCAGGCCGTCGGTATCGCGCAGGGCGCGCTGGACGCGGCGATCGAATACACCAAGGACCGCAAGCAGTTCGGCAAGAGCATCTCCGACTTCCAAGCGGTGCAGTTCATGCTCGCCGACATGGCGATGAAGGTCGAAGCCGCTCGGCTGATGGTCTACAGCGCCGCGGCCCGCGCCGAGCGGGGCGAGGGCAACCTCGGCTTCATCTCCGCGGCGTCGAAGTGTCTGGCGTCGGATGTCGCGATGGAGGTGACCACCGACGCCGTGCAGCTGTTCGGCGGCGCCGGCTACACCATCGACTTCCCAGTCGAGCGGATGATGCGCGACGCCAAGATCACGCAGATCTACGAGGGCACCAACCAGATCCAGCGCGTCGTGATGAGCCGGGCGCTGCTGAAGTAA
- the mddA gene encoding methanethiol S-methyltransferase, with product MTRFLTLCYGAVSYVLFLAVFLYAIAFVGDLGVPRSVDHAVQAPWAQAVAVNLVLLTLFAVQHSVMARPWFKRWWTQFVPQPIERSTYVLAASSVLALLLWQWRELPLVIWDVSSPPARWVIYALFWLGWAIVLASTFMINHFELFGLKQVFAAWRGHGQAETGFRTTLFYRVVRHPLNLGFIVAFWAAPTMTAGHLLFASVTTAWIFLAMWLEERDLLAKLGTRYAAYRETVPMIVPRPGKAVPHANVHSL from the coding sequence ATGACTCGATTCCTGACACTCTGCTACGGCGCTGTGAGCTATGTGCTGTTCCTCGCCGTCTTCCTCTATGCCATCGCGTTCGTCGGCGATCTGGGCGTACCGCGCTCCGTCGACCACGCCGTGCAGGCCCCGTGGGCTCAAGCCGTCGCCGTCAACCTGGTTCTGCTGACGCTGTTCGCGGTGCAGCACAGCGTGATGGCGCGACCGTGGTTCAAGCGCTGGTGGACCCAGTTCGTCCCACAGCCGATCGAACGCAGCACATACGTTCTCGCCGCGAGTTCCGTTCTCGCTCTTCTTCTTTGGCAGTGGCGCGAGCTGCCCCTGGTGATCTGGGACGTCAGCTCGCCACCCGCACGGTGGGTGATCTACGCGTTGTTCTGGCTGGGCTGGGCGATCGTGCTCGCGTCGACGTTCATGATCAACCACTTCGAGTTGTTCGGCCTGAAGCAGGTCTTCGCGGCCTGGCGCGGCCACGGCCAAGCCGAGACGGGGTTCCGCACGACGCTGTTCTATCGCGTGGTGCGGCATCCGCTGAATCTCGGCTTCATCGTGGCCTTCTGGGCGGCGCCGACGATGACCGCGGGCCACCTGCTGTTCGCGTCGGTGACGACGGCGTGGATCTTCCTCGCCATGTGGCTCGAGGAACGCGATCTGCTGGCCAAGTTGGGCACCCGCTACGCCGCCTACCGCGAGACCGTGCCGATGATCGTGCCGCGGCCCGGCAAGGCCGTCCCGCACGCGAACGTGCATTCCTTGTAG
- a CDS encoding LCP family protein produces MPAVQMTRVVSVIVTLAIVVGTGVAWGKIRSFESGINHVSPVALGEGGEDGAIDVLLVGMDSRTDAHGNPLSQEELATLRAGDDVSTNTDTIILVRIPNNGRSATAISIPRDSYVEAPGIGKMKINGVYGSVHLEKMKELVEQQGEDPTVAEKEATEAGREELIKTVANLTGVTVDHYAEIGLLGFALITDALGGVNVCLKDAVYEPLSGADFPAGWQKLDGPQALSFVRQRHDLPRGDLDRVTRQQAFMASLAHEVISSKTLSSPATLNRLEDAVQRSVVLSDGWNIMDFADQLTKLSGGNVAFATIPIVEEAGWSDDGMQSVVRVNPSEVKDWVESLLHDQDEGKTEELAYSNDQTTADVINDSDVNGLAAAVSQVLTGKGFAAGNVGNNEGAKVTNSQVQAAKSDDMGAQAVAEELGGLPIVQDASVPPGTVRVMLAADYTGPGSGLDGTDVALSAPVTNASAGGEALPTAAPIITAGSDDPQCVN; encoded by the coding sequence ATGCCTGCAGTCCAGATGACCCGCGTCGTCTCCGTCATCGTGACGTTGGCGATAGTGGTCGGCACCGGGGTCGCATGGGGCAAGATCCGGTCGTTCGAGTCGGGCATCAACCACGTCAGCCCGGTCGCGTTGGGCGAGGGCGGCGAGGACGGCGCGATCGACGTCCTGCTGGTCGGCATGGACAGCCGCACCGACGCGCACGGCAATCCGCTGAGCCAGGAGGAGCTCGCGACGCTGCGCGCAGGCGACGACGTCTCCACCAACACCGACACCATCATCCTGGTGCGTATCCCGAACAACGGGCGCTCGGCGACGGCGATCTCGATCCCCCGCGACTCCTACGTGGAGGCGCCCGGCATCGGGAAGATGAAGATCAACGGCGTCTACGGCTCGGTGCACCTGGAGAAGATGAAGGAGCTCGTCGAGCAGCAGGGCGAGGACCCGACGGTCGCGGAGAAGGAAGCCACCGAGGCGGGCCGCGAGGAGCTGATCAAGACGGTCGCCAACCTGACCGGCGTCACCGTCGACCACTACGCCGAGATCGGCCTGCTCGGTTTCGCGCTGATCACCGACGCCCTCGGCGGCGTCAACGTCTGCCTCAAAGATGCTGTCTACGAACCGCTTTCGGGTGCCGACTTCCCCGCGGGCTGGCAGAAGCTGGACGGCCCGCAGGCGCTGAGCTTCGTGCGGCAGCGGCACGATCTGCCCCGCGGCGACCTGGACCGCGTCACCCGTCAGCAGGCGTTCATGGCGTCGCTGGCCCATGAGGTGATCTCCAGCAAGACGCTGTCGAGCCCGGCCACGCTGAACCGGCTCGAGGACGCGGTGCAGCGCTCGGTGGTGCTCTCCGATGGCTGGAACATCATGGACTTCGCCGATCAGCTGACCAAGCTCTCCGGCGGCAACGTCGCGTTCGCCACCATCCCGATCGTCGAGGAGGCCGGCTGGAGCGACGACGGCATGCAGTCGGTGGTGCGGGTGAACCCGTCCGAGGTCAAGGACTGGGTGGAAAGCCTGCTGCACGACCAGGACGAGGGCAAGACCGAGGAGCTGGCCTACAGCAACGACCAGACCACCGCCGACGTCATCAACGACAGCGACGTCAACGGCCTGGCGGCTGCGGTGTCGCAGGTACTGACGGGCAAGGGCTTCGCGGCGGGCAACGTCGGCAACAACGAGGGCGCGAAGGTCACCAACAGCCAGGTGCAGGCCGCCAAGAGTGACGACATGGGCGCGCAGGCGGTGGCCGAGGAGCTGGGTGGGCTGCCGATCGTCCAGGACGCGTCGGTGCCGCCAGGCACCGTGCGCGTCATGCTGGCGGCCGATTACACGGGCCCGGGGTCGGGCCTGGACGGCACGGACGTCGCACTGTCGGCGCCGGTGACGAACGCGTCCGCAGGTGGTGAGGCGCTGCCGACGGCGGCGCCGATCATCACGGCCGGGTCCGACGACCCGCAGTGCGTCAATTGA
- a CDS encoding TIGR03089 family protein: MSNLGSAILEPLMVRNPAGPRITYYDDATGERIECSTVTLANWAAKTGNLLRDEMGAAAGTRVAVLLPAHWQTAAVLLGIWWIGAEAVLGGGDAEMALCTGDRLDEADAAVSGGEVAVLSLDPFGKPVANLPVGVTDYATAVRVHGDQMVPERQPGLALNGRSVDDVLAAARSAAEQQGLTAEDRVLSSAPWDTADDVIAHLVAPYVAGASIVQVANADSALLDRRRATEKTTRG, translated from the coding sequence ATGAGCAACCTCGGCTCGGCGATTCTCGAGCCTTTGATGGTCCGCAACCCCGCCGGGCCGCGCATCACCTACTACGACGACGCGACTGGTGAGCGCATCGAGTGTTCGACGGTGACGCTGGCGAACTGGGCAGCGAAAACTGGGAACTTGCTGCGCGACGAGATGGGTGCTGCCGCGGGCACGCGCGTGGCGGTGCTGCTGCCCGCGCACTGGCAGACCGCGGCGGTGCTGCTGGGCATCTGGTGGATCGGTGCCGAAGCGGTGCTCGGCGGCGGGGACGCCGAGATGGCGTTGTGCACCGGGGATCGGCTCGATGAGGCCGACGCCGCCGTCAGCGGCGGCGAGGTGGCGGTGCTGTCGCTGGACCCGTTCGGCAAGCCTGTGGCGAATCTGCCTGTGGGAGTGACGGATTACGCGACGGCGGTGAGGGTGCACGGGGACCAGATGGTGCCCGAGCGGCAGCCGGGTCTGGCGCTGAACGGCCGGTCGGTGGACGACGTGCTCGCCGCGGCGCGTTCGGCGGCCGAACAGCAGGGGCTGACGGCGGAGGACCGTGTGCTGTCGTCGGCGCCGTGGGACACCGCCGACGACGTGATCGCGCACCTGGTGGCGCCGTATGTAGCGGGCGCGTCGATCGTGCAGGTGGCGAATGCGGATTCCGCTTTGCTGGACCGTCGTCGCGCCACGGAGAAGACAACTCGCGGCTGA
- a CDS encoding biotin--[acetyl-CoA-carboxylase] ligase — MHAVNRPALNPDVLRAAIAGTEWRRIDVVEETGSTNADLVARAGRGEDIAGAVLLAEHQTAGRGRHGRSWSAPPRTQISMSFAVDTTDVPADGWGWLPLLTGLVVCRTVRQHYGIDATLKWPNDVLVGGGKLAGILAEVAGSVVVVGLGLNVSLDSDELPDPNAVSLTMLQHDADRTELTAALLDALNERVRQWRAAHGVDGPMAADYRSVSSTIGTQVRALLPGDDEIVGIATGIDDSGRLVIDRDGTLVTVSAGDITHLRPAE; from the coding sequence GTGCACGCCGTCAACCGCCCTGCCCTGAATCCCGATGTGCTGCGCGCGGCGATCGCCGGAACCGAATGGCGACGCATCGATGTTGTCGAGGAGACGGGCTCGACGAACGCCGACCTCGTCGCCCGCGCCGGCCGCGGTGAGGACATCGCGGGCGCGGTGCTGCTCGCCGAGCATCAGACCGCCGGGCGAGGCCGTCACGGACGCAGCTGGTCGGCTCCCCCGCGTACGCAGATCTCGATGTCCTTCGCCGTGGACACCACCGACGTCCCGGCTGACGGGTGGGGCTGGCTGCCGCTGCTGACCGGTCTGGTGGTGTGCCGGACGGTGCGTCAGCACTACGGCATCGACGCCACGCTCAAGTGGCCCAACGACGTTTTGGTCGGCGGCGGCAAGCTGGCCGGGATTCTCGCTGAGGTGGCCGGGTCCGTCGTCGTGGTCGGCCTCGGGCTGAATGTCAGCCTCGACTCCGACGAGCTCCCCGATCCGAACGCGGTGTCGCTGACCATGCTCCAGCATGACGCGGACCGCACCGAGCTGACGGCCGCGCTGCTGGACGCTCTCAATGAGCGGGTGCGGCAGTGGCGTGCGGCCCACGGCGTCGACGGCCCGATGGCAGCCGACTACCGCAGCGTCAGCTCGACGATCGGCACGCAGGTGCGCGCACTGCTTCCTGGCGATGACGAAATCGTCGGCATCGCAACGGGTATCGACGACAGCGGCCGACTGGTGATCGACCGCGACGGCACGCTGGTGACGGTTTCGGCGGGCGACATCACGCACCTGCGCCCAGCGGAATAG
- the purE gene encoding 5-(carboxyamino)imidazole ribonucleotide mutase produces the protein MNPRVGLIMGSDSDWPVMSDAAEALAEFDIPFEVGVVSAHRTPARMLSYAQDAAGRGIEVIIAGAGGAAHLPGMVASATPLPVIGVPVPLARLDGLDSLLSIVQMPAGVPVATVSIGGARNAGLLAVRILGASDPELRSRMAGFQAGLERMVLEKDSALRQRLLGD, from the coding sequence ATGAACCCCAGAGTGGGCTTGATCATGGGCAGCGACAGCGACTGGCCGGTGATGTCGGACGCCGCCGAGGCGCTCGCCGAGTTCGACATCCCCTTCGAGGTCGGCGTCGTCTCCGCGCACCGCACGCCGGCGCGCATGCTCAGCTACGCCCAGGACGCGGCGGGTCGCGGCATCGAGGTGATCATCGCCGGCGCCGGTGGGGCGGCGCATCTGCCGGGCATGGTCGCTTCGGCCACGCCGCTGCCGGTGATCGGCGTGCCGGTGCCGTTGGCGCGGCTGGACGGTCTCGATTCCCTGCTGTCGATCGTGCAGATGCCCGCGGGCGTTCCGGTGGCGACGGTGTCGATTGGCGGGGCACGCAACGCGGGACTGCTGGCCGTCCGGATCCTCGGGGCGTCGGACCCCGAGTTGCGGTCGCGGATGGCGGGCTTCCAGGCCGGTCTGGAGAGAATGGTGCTGGAGAAAGACTCGGCGCTGCGGCAGCGGCTGCTGGGGGACTAG
- a CDS encoding 5-(carboxyamino)imidazole ribonucleotide synthase, whose translation MYGVPRTGSSHPVVAMVGGGQLARMTHQAAIALGQTLRVLAVRSDESAAQVTPDVVLGHHTDYDALRRVADGATALTFDHEHVPTELLEKLVADGVPVFPPPSALVHAQDKLVMRQRLSALGAPVPRFASVTSTGEAEAFAVEVGGPVVIKTVRGGYDGRGVVMVDTPEDARDVVARYLADGVAVMVEEKVAMRRELAALVARSPFGQGAAWPVVETVQEDGICVTVIAPAPSLPSDVASAASELALRLASELGVVGVLAVELFETVDGGLLVNELAMRPHNSGHWTMDGARTSQFEQHLRAVLDYPLGDTSPITPYTVMGNVIGAPSTPPMSMDERVHHLFARLPEAKVHLYGKEERPGRKIGHVNIVGTDWESLRERAERAAHWLSHAEWTDGWDPHA comes from the coding sequence ACGCTGCGGGTGCTGGCCGTGCGCAGCGACGAGTCCGCCGCCCAGGTGACGCCCGACGTCGTCCTCGGCCACCACACCGACTACGACGCGCTGCGCCGTGTCGCCGACGGGGCGACCGCGCTGACGTTCGACCACGAGCACGTCCCCACCGAACTGCTGGAGAAGCTCGTCGCCGACGGTGTCCCCGTCTTCCCGCCCCCCTCGGCGCTGGTGCACGCACAGGACAAGCTGGTGATGCGTCAGCGACTGTCCGCGCTGGGCGCGCCCGTGCCGCGGTTCGCTTCCGTGACGAGTACAGGCGAGGCGGAGGCCTTCGCCGTCGAGGTCGGGGGACCGGTGGTCATCAAGACCGTGCGCGGCGGCTACGACGGCCGCGGTGTGGTGATGGTCGACACTCCCGAGGACGCCCGCGACGTCGTCGCCCGCTACCTGGCCGACGGGGTCGCGGTGATGGTCGAGGAGAAGGTCGCGATGCGCCGCGAGCTGGCCGCGCTGGTGGCGCGCTCGCCGTTCGGGCAGGGCGCGGCGTGGCCGGTGGTCGAGACCGTGCAGGAGGACGGCATCTGCGTGACGGTGATCGCGCCGGCGCCCTCGCTGCCGTCCGACGTGGCCTCTGCTGCTTCGGAATTGGCGTTGCGGCTGGCGTCCGAACTGGGCGTGGTCGGGGTGCTGGCCGTCGAGCTGTTCGAAACTGTGGACGGGGGGTTGCTCGTGAATGAGCTCGCGATGCGCCCGCACAACTCCGGGCACTGGACCATGGACGGCGCCCGCACGTCGCAGTTCGAGCAACATCTGCGCGCGGTGCTCGACTACCCGCTGGGCGACACGTCACCGATCACGCCGTACACGGTGATGGGCAACGTGATCGGGGCGCCGTCGACCCCGCCGATGTCGATGGACGAACGCGTGCACCACCTGTTCGCGCGGCTGCCCGAGGCCAAGGTGCACCTGTACGGCAAAGAGGAGCGGCCCGGCCGCAAGATCGGCCACGTCAACATCGTCGGCACGGACTGGGAGTCGCTGCGCGAGCGCGCCGAGCGGGCGGCACACTGGCTCTCGCACGCCGAATGGACAGACGGATGGGACCCGCACGCATGA